The genomic DNA CGGACAGCAGCTCCGAGGGAACGGCCACGGCATCCCGGGCCCGGAGCGCGCACGACTCGCACACGGCGCCGCCGTGGGCCTGGTCGAAGCGGGGGTGGGCCCCCAAGGCGCCACCGCACAGCGAACACGAGTCGAAGCGGGGCATGAGGCCCGCGTGCGCCAGCGCCGACAACTCGAAGGCCAGAAGCGACGTGGGACCCGCTTCCTTGGCCTCGAGCTTCTGGAGGTAGGACTCCAGCAACTCGAAGAGCTCCGGGTGGGGCTCGTGATCGCGCGTCAGCTCGCGGCACAGCTCCACCGCGTAGAGCGCCCGGGCGATGAGGGAGAGATCCGCGCGCGCGCCGTAGTAGCCCGCCACGATGTCGGCCGAGTCCAAACGCACCGTGGAGCCGCGGGTCTCCACGAGCTGCACGCGCAGCCGCATGTAGGGCTCCAGCGCGCCGGCGAAGCGCCGCTTGCTCTTGCGGGCGCCCGCGGCGAAGGCCGTCAGCTTGCCGTGTTCGCGAGTGAGGAGCGTCACGAGCCGGTCGGACTCTCCGTAGTCGACGGTGGAGAGGACCAGGGCCTCGTCAGTGAAACGCTCCATGGATGTTCTTCAACCCGGGAGGGGGGCGGGCATCTTCCCGTTCACGACCAGGGCCACGTACGCCCCCACGCCGAGCAGCACCAGCAGGAGCAGCACCGCGAGCACCACCCAGGCGCGCCGACGCCGCTCGCGCTCCAGGGCCACGGGACTGAGCTCGGGGGTCGCCTTGCTCACCTCCTCGTAGCGCAACAAGGCGTCCTCGGGCGCGAGCCCGATGACCGTGGCGTAGGAGCGGATGTAGTTGACGACGAAGACGCGTGTGGGCAGCCGCTCCACCTGGCCCTCCTCGAGGGCGGCGATGAGGCTCGGGGAAATCTTCGTCACCCGCGACACTTCGTCGCGGGACATGCCGCGCAGCTCACGCTGCTGGGACAGGTATTTGCCAAATTCGACGTGGTCCACGGGGAGGGCACCCTCTGATTACAAAGCCTCGAGCAACCGGTGGCAGTCTTCCTTGAGGACGGCGTGCGTCGCCTTTTCCTCACAGGTGGTGAAGCTCTTGCGCGCCTCCTCCACCTTGCCTTGCTTCACCTGGCAGGCGCCCTCGCGCAGGTAGGCATCCGCCACGTCCGGACAGGCCTCACGATAGCGGGTCAGGTAGCGACATGCCTCGGAAACCTTGCCCGTTTCCTCGAAGATGGTTCCCAGGTTGCGGTAGCCCAGGCAGAAGTTGGGGTTCGTCGTCACCGCGGCCTTGATGTTCTGCACTCCAAGTTCCGTGTCGCCCTTCTTGTACAGCGCCCAACCCAGGTTGCCCTGGGCGATGTAGGGCGTGGGGTAGAGCATGTCGTTGAGGGCTTCTCCGTACAGCTGGATGGCC from Melittangium boletus DSM 14713 includes the following:
- the recO gene encoding DNA repair protein RecO translates to MERFTDEALVLSTVDYGESDRLVTLLTREHGKLTAFAAGARKSKRRFAGALEPYMRLRVQLVETRGSTVRLDSADIVAGYYGARADLSLIARALYAVELCRELTRDHEPHPELFELLESYLQKLEAKEAGPTSLLAFELSALAHAGLMPRFDSCSLCGGALGAHPRFDQAHGGAVCESCALRARDAVAVPSELLSGLRALQEGERTPLPPELRARARGLLNVFIAHHIGRRLKSVDFMAQVGLD
- a CDS encoding helix-turn-helix domain-containing protein is translated as MDHVEFGKYLSQQRELRGMSRDEVSRVTKISPSLIAALEEGQVERLPTRVFVVNYIRSYATVIGLAPEDALLRYEEVSKATPELSPVALERERRRRAWVVLAVLLLLVLLGVGAYVALVVNGKMPAPLPG
- the tgl gene encoding social motility TPR repeat lipoprotein Tgl, with protein sequence MLRRSSTAWLLALLLVGCKHVPTEKERQSAEIHYELALQAQKLGHSMDAYKELQKALEMNPDYPEAHNVIAILLHLAFNRPDEAIPHYQKALELRPTFSEAKTNLANVYLSQARYDEAIQLYGEALNDMLYPTPYIAQGNLGWALYKKGDTELGVQNIKAAVTTNPNFCLGYRNLGTIFEETGKVSEACRYLTRYREACPDVADAYLREGACQVKQGKVEEARKSFTTCEEKATHAVLKEDCHRLLEAL